One window of Cohnella hashimotonis genomic DNA carries:
- a CDS encoding spore coat associated protein CotJA, with the protein MYDNQWREWHPYVSPDDPCPPVPVKRYIVPPNQYIYFQPSNLPQFPLDEALFRGTLWPALYSPYTSRCNRKGG; encoded by the coding sequence GTGTACGACAACCAGTGGAGGGAATGGCACCCTTATGTCAGCCCCGACGATCCGTGTCCCCCCGTGCCGGTAAAGAGGTATATCGTGCCGCCCAATCAGTACATTTATTTTCAACCCTCGAATTTGCCCCAATTTCCCCTCGACGAAGCTCTGTTCAGAGGTACGCTGTGGCCCGCGTTGTATAGTCCGTATACGTCGCGCTGCAACCGCAAAGGAGGCTGA
- a CDS encoding spore coat protein CotJB, which produces MLEIQKVDFALVELNLFLDTHPADLQALQQFNQLAQLRKQLMASFEQKYGPQMGFGNSFSRYPWQWIDTPWPWQV; this is translated from the coding sequence CTGCTGGAGATCCAGAAGGTCGACTTCGCGCTGGTGGAGCTTAATTTGTTCCTCGACACGCATCCGGCCGACCTGCAGGCGCTTCAGCAGTTCAATCAGCTTGCGCAGTTGCGCAAGCAATTGATGGCCTCGTTCGAGCAAAAGTACGGGCCGCAGATGGGGTTCGGGAACAGCTTCAGCCGCTATCCCTGGCAGTGGATCGATACGCCGTGGCCGTGGCAAGTGTAG
- a CDS encoding manganese catalase family protein → MWVYEKKLQYPVKVGKCDIRMARYLSEQYGGADGELSAALRYLNQRYTIPDKVIGLLTDIGTEEFAHLEMIATMIYKLTKDASVEQLEAAGLGPHFANHDSALFYENAGGVPWTATYIQAKGDPIADLYEDIAAEEKARATYQWLIDMTDDVDIQDSLKFLREREIIHSLRFREAVEIIKADREQKKIY, encoded by the coding sequence ATGTGGGTTTATGAGAAAAAGCTGCAGTATCCCGTCAAGGTCGGGAAATGCGATATCCGTATGGCGCGTTATTTGTCCGAGCAATACGGCGGTGCCGACGGAGAGCTCTCGGCCGCGCTTCGGTACCTCAATCAGCGCTATACGATTCCAGACAAGGTTATCGGCCTGCTGACGGACATCGGCACGGAGGAGTTTGCCCATCTCGAGATGATCGCGACCATGATTTATAAGCTCACCAAGGACGCGTCCGTCGAGCAGTTGGAGGCGGCGGGGCTGGGACCGCATTTTGCCAACCACGACAGCGCCCTATTCTACGAAAACGCCGGCGGCGTACCGTGGACGGCGACCTACATACAGGCGAAGGGCGATCCGATCGCCGACTTGTATGAGGATATCGCCGCAGAGGAAAAAGCGAGGGCGACCTATCAATGGCTCATCGATATGACGGATGACGTCGATATCCAGGACAGCCTGAAGTTCCTTCGCGAGCGGGAGATCATTCACTCGCTGCGGTTCCGCGAGGCGGTCGAGATCATCAAGGCGGACCGGGAGCAGAAGAAGATTTATTGA
- a CDS encoding collagen-like protein: protein MSCPDVKKRCKKKTVTVCPPKKKKKKHHVRVAKKIVCKRCPPPEGRVLLQGLAEAITEIGPQGLAGALGPQGAAGIVGAIGALGPQGIAGALGPQGIAGLVGAIGELGPQGLAGALGPQGAAGIIGAIGALGPQGIAGALGPQGIAGLAGAIGAAGLTGPAGPAGAVGPAGPAGAVGPAGPAGPAGPAGAVGPAGPAGAVGPAGPAGSVLGFADFFALMPPDNAATVAPNTDVSFPQDGPVSGTQITRINASSFNLAAIGTYQVLFQVNVNEAGQLLLTLNGADLAYTVVGRATGTSQIVGMALVQTTVINSVLTVRNPAGNSTALTITPLAGGTRPDSAHLVIMQIA, encoded by the coding sequence ATGAGTTGTCCCGATGTAAAAAAACGGTGCAAAAAGAAAACCGTAACGGTGTGTCCTCCGAAAAAGAAAAAAAAGAAACATCACGTTCGAGTAGCCAAAAAGATCGTTTGTAAAAGGTGTCCTCCGCCTGAAGGACGCGTATTGCTTCAAGGACTTGCGGAAGCCATCACGGAAATTGGACCTCAAGGACTTGCTGGAGCGCTAGGGCCGCAGGGAGCAGCAGGAATAGTTGGAGCGATCGGCGCTCTTGGACCTCAAGGAATTGCTGGAGCGCTGGGACCACAAGGTATTGCAGGGCTTGTAGGCGCGATTGGCGAGCTCGGACCCCAAGGACTCGCAGGGGCATTGGGGCCGCAAGGAGCAGCAGGAATTATTGGGGCGATTGGCGCTCTCGGGCCGCAAGGAATCGCAGGAGCGCTCGGACCACAGGGCATCGCAGGACTCGCGGGAGCCATCGGCGCAGCTGGATTGACAGGACCGGCGGGACCGGCAGGAGCTGTTGGACCGGCGGGACCGGCAGGAGCTGTTGGACCGGCGGGACCGGCGGGACCGGCAGGGCCTGCAGGAGCAGTAGGACCGGCAGGGCCTGCAGGAGCAGTAGGACCGGCAGGACCGGCGGGATCGGTTTTAGGATTTGCAGATTTTTTTGCCTTAATGCCGCCTGATAATGCAGCAACAGTCGCTCCTAATACGGATGTAAGTTTTCCGCAAGATGGTCCCGTCAGCGGGACTCAGATTACCCGCATTAATGCCAGCTCATTTAACTTGGCTGCGATTGGCACTTATCAGGTATTGTTTCAGGTGAATGTTAACGAAGCCGGTCAACTGCTATTAACATTAAACGGTGCAGATCTGGCCTATACGGTAGTCGGACGTGCGACAGGAACTTCTCAAATCGTAGGAATGGCACTTGTACAAACCACCGTCATTAATTCTGTTCTCACGGTTCGAAATCCGGCAGGCAACTCCACGGCACTCACTATTACTCCGTTAGCTGGAGGAACGAGGCCCGATTCCGCACACCTTGTTATTATGCAGATCGCATAA
- a CDS encoding HAD family hydrolase translates to MKPYDLPEAMLFDLDGTLFRTETLLKEVHRRVFATLREEGLYLAPEPPVERLLGSLGMLLEHIWQKVMPDGSQAAQDRANELLLQYELEELENGRGELYEGVPEVLGELKSRGVRLFVASNGLESYVKEVPRLRGIGDLFEGFYSAGEYATRSKVELVRLLLEQSGAKSAWMVGDRHSDVEAGKGNGLFTVGCDYAGFRREGELDGADVRIARFSELLDLVRGVGI, encoded by the coding sequence ATGAAACCGTACGATTTACCGGAGGCCATGCTTTTTGATCTGGACGGAACTTTGTTTCGTACCGAGACGCTGCTTAAAGAAGTGCATCGCCGCGTCTTCGCAACCTTGCGCGAGGAAGGTTTATACCTAGCGCCTGAGCCGCCTGTCGAGCGTTTGCTAGGCTCGCTAGGCATGCTGCTGGAGCATATCTGGCAGAAGGTCATGCCGGACGGTTCGCAAGCTGCGCAGGACCGCGCCAATGAATTGCTCTTGCAGTATGAGCTGGAGGAGCTGGAGAACGGGCGGGGCGAATTGTACGAAGGGGTGCCGGAGGTGCTGGGCGAGCTGAAGTCGCGCGGCGTGCGGTTGTTCGTGGCCAGCAACGGATTGGAATCCTACGTCAAAGAAGTGCCGAGGCTGAGAGGCATCGGCGATTTGTTCGAGGGCTTCTACAGCGCCGGCGAATACGCCACGCGCTCCAAGGTGGAGCTTGTCCGCCTGCTGCTCGAGCAAAGCGGCGCGAAGTCGGCGTGGATGGTCGGCGACCGTCACTCGGATGTCGAAGCCGGGAAAGGAAACGGCCTGTTCACGGTCGGCTGCGATTATGCCGGCTTCCGGCGCGAGGGCGAGCTGGACGGAGCGGACGTGCGGATCGCGCGCTTTTCCGAGCTGCTGGATTTGGTGCGCGGAGTTGGAATATAA